The genomic DNA CCCACGCCCCGCCAGCTGGCGGCGGCCGCCGAGGCCGCGCTCTGGTTCACCGTGGGCGCCACCATGGAACAGGCCCTGCAGCCGCGCCTGCAGAGGATGCTGCCGGACCTGCTCGTCGTCCCCACCGCGGACGAGGCGGTGGGTGTCCCGGCGGACCCGCACGACGACGGCGACGGGCACCTCGGCGAGGGCGTTCACGAGCACGACCCGCACGTCTGGCTCGATCCCGTCATGGCCGCCGACGCGGCCGCGCGGATGGCCGCGGCCCTGGGCCGCCTCGATCCCGACGGCGCCGCCGTCTACGCCGGGCGCCTGGGCGTGCTGCAGCGCGAACTCGCCGACCTCGACCGCGAACTGGCGGCGACCCTGGCCCCGGTGCGCGGCGGGGAACTGCTGGTGATGCACCCCGCGTTCGGCTGGCTGGCCGAACGTTACGGCCTCACCCAGACCGCCGTCGAGCAGGGCGGCCAGTCGCCCAGCCCACGCCACCTCGCCGAACTGCTCGAGCGCGCCCGCGCCCGCGGCGTGCGCACGCTCTTCCTGCAGCCGCAGACTTCGCCGGACCAGGCGCGGGCCGTGGCCCGCGAGGCGGGCCTCGAGGTGGGCGTGCTGGATCCGCTGGCCCGCGACTACGCGGCGAACCTGCGCCTCATGGCGGCGGCGATGCTCGCCGCGCTGGCGCCGGCCGCGCCGTGAGCGCCGCCCCGGTCATCCGCGTCCGCGACCTGGACTACGCCTACGGCCGTCAGCCGGCGCTGCAGGGCGTGAGCTTCGACGTCCACGCCCTGGACTTCGTCTCGGTCATCGGCCCCAACGGCGGCGGCAAGTCGACCCTGCTGAAGCTGCTGCTGGGCCTGCTCTCGCCGCGGCGGGGCACGGTCGAGGTGTGCGGCGGCCCGCCGTCGAAATCGCGCCTGAAGCTGGGCTACATGCCCCAGCGCGTGGAACTGGACCCGCGCTTCCCGGTCACCGTCATGGACGTGACCATCATGGGCCGCCTGGGCTTGCGCCCGACCCTGGGCCCCTACCGGCGCCGCGACCGCGAAGCCGCCCTGGCCGCCTTGGAGGCGACCGACGCGGCCGACCTGCGCGATCGGCCCTTCTCCGAGCTGTCGGGCGGCCAGCGCCAGAAGGTGCTGATCGCCCGCGCGCTGTGCGGCGACCCGGAGGTCCTGTTGCTGGACGAGCCCACCGCCAGCCTCGACCCGACGGTCCAGGACGACCTGTACGCCCTGCTGAACCGCCTGAACGCCACGCGCACGATCCTGATGGTGTCCCACGACGTGAGCATGGTCTCGCGCTTCGTCAACCGTGTCCTCTGCGTCAACCGCACCTGCGTCGAGCACTGCGTGACCGAGATCCCGCGCGAGCTGTCCCTGCTCTTCGACGCCCGGGAGGACCTGCGCCTGGTCCGCCACGACCACGACCACTCCGGTCATCCCCCGGCCGGCGGCGCCTGCCGTGATTGAGTTCCTGGAAGCCCTGGGCCGCCACGCCTTCCTGCGCCACGCGCTGCTGGCCGGCGCCCTGGCCAGCGTCGCGAGCGGCGTGGTCGGGACCTACGTCGTCACGCGCCGCATCACCGGCATCGCCGGCAGCCTCGCCCACGCCGTGCTGGGCGGCATGGGCCTGGCCATCTGGCTGCGCACGGTGCACGGCTGGGCCTGGCTGACGCCCCTGCACGGGGCCGTGTTCGCGGCGGTGCTCGGCGCGGTGATCATCGGCGCGGCGCGCGCCCGCGGCGGCGACCGCGAGGACACGGTCATCTCGGCCCTGTGGGCCGTCGGCATGGCCGTCGGCGTGCTGTTCCTGTTCCTGACGCCGGGCTACAAGGCCGACTTGATGACCTACCTGTTCGGCAACATCGTCATGGTGGACCCCGAGACGCTGCGCCTGCTGCTGGTGCTGGACGGGGTGATCCTGCTGGTGGTCGCGCTGTTCTACGACCCGCTGCTGGCGGTCTGCTACGACGAGGAGTTCGCGCGGCTGCGCGGCGTGCGCACCGACGCCGTCTTCACGCTGCTGCTGCTGCTGGTGGCGCTGACCATCGTCACGCTCATCTACGTGGTGGGCGTGGTCCTGGTGATCGCGCTGATCTCGCTGCCGGTGTCGGCCGTGGGGCGTTTCTCGCGGCGGCTGTGGCAGATGATGCTGCTGTCCGCCGCCCTCAGTTCGGTGCTGACGACCGCGGGGCTGGCCCTGGCCTATGCCGCCGACCTGCCGGCC from bacterium includes the following:
- a CDS encoding ATP-binding cassette domain-containing protein, encoding MSAAPVIRVRDLDYAYGRQPALQGVSFDVHALDFVSVIGPNGGGKSTLLKLLLGLLSPRRGTVEVCGGPPSKSRLKLGYMPQRVELDPRFPVTVMDVTIMGRLGLRPTLGPYRRRDREAALAALEATDAADLRDRPFSELSGGQRQKVLIARALCGDPEVLLLDEPTASLDPTVQDDLYALLNRLNATRTILMVSHDVSMVSRFVNRVLCVNRTCVEHCVTEIPRELSLLFDAREDLRLVRHDHDHSGHPPAGGACRD
- a CDS encoding zinc ABC transporter substrate-binding protein, which codes for MLRRFTLVTTFLLFASGTGGAADRDTAARPLVLVSIPPQAWLVERLAGDRVAVLELVPPGASPHAYDPTPRQLAAAAEAALWFTVGATMEQALQPRLQRMLPDLLVVPTADEAVGVPADPHDDGDGHLGEGVHEHDPHVWLDPVMAADAAARMAAALGRLDPDGAAVYAGRLGVLQRELADLDRELAATLAPVRGGELLVMHPAFGWLAERYGLTQTAVEQGGQSPSPRHLAELLERARARGVRTLFLQPQTSPDQARAVAREAGLEVGVLDPLARDYAANLRLMAAAMLAALAPAAP
- a CDS encoding metal ABC transporter permease, encoding MIEFLEALGRHAFLRHALLAGALASVASGVVGTYVVTRRITGIAGSLAHAVLGGMGLAIWLRTVHGWAWLTPLHGAVFAAVLGAVIIGAARARGGDREDTVISALWAVGMAVGVLFLFLTPGYKADLMTYLFGNIVMVDPETLRLLLVLDGVILLVVALFYDPLLAVCYDEEFARLRGVRTDAVFTLLLLLVALTIVTLIYVVGVVLVIALISLPVSAVGRFSRRLWQMMLLSAALSSVLTTAGLALAYAADLPAGAVTILLAALVYVLAGVAAALKRRA